The proteins below come from a single Jaculus jaculus isolate mJacJac1 chromosome X, mJacJac1.mat.Y.cur, whole genome shotgun sequence genomic window:
- the LOC101613376 gene encoding cyclin-D-binding Myb-like transcription factor 1 codes for MSTTENNCDILTVEMEQPVMFTQDTGGNIAFYSQNETYEADNLEPLPKRPYFYSEDDQIIDDSIPGMLDHALPVWEGDPSLRPCFYSDDDQIIDDCIPGMLEHALPVWERDPSFEVAMTTTNKEKGHGNSLEAMMKFQVLKNEQLNGTSTMDDEDVSGRSQAWLMTKEDKDFLTSHGHTWRKGMWSKEETETLMQNIESYMNTHGFTDAREIIFEISKGKRKDFYRAIATGLNRPLFAVYRRVVRMYDDRNHVGKYTHEEVEKLKELHIQHGNDWVKIGAALGRSASSVKDRCRRMVNICNTGKWTEDEEQRLTDIIHELTSTGPTDSVTQGVPWSAVAERVGSRSEKQCRSKWLNYLNWKQSGGTEWTKKDEASFILKLAELDVADENDIQWDLLAQGWSSARSPQWLRNKWQNMKRQIANYKDISFPVLIRQLQLSQKNRKHKNCKYKPDLLENESESEVPNTNSFSSVQNAHSSIFTLEDHGAIFPFSMPTLHTPDQVTNAPSTDSPSAAVDSVPVAPNSKTQ; via the coding sequence ATGAGTACAACTGAAAATAATTGTGACATATTAACAGTAGAAATGGAGCAACCTGTGATGTTTACTCAGGACACAGGAGGTAACATTGCCTTCTACTCTCAGAATGAAACATATGAAGCAGACAATTTGGAACCATTACCGAAAAGGCCTTACTTCTACTCTGAGGATGATCAGATCATTGATGATTCTATCCCAGGCATGCTAGACCATGCACTACCAGTTTGGGAAGGGGATCCAAGCTTACGGCCTTGCTTCTACTCTGATGATGATCAGATCATTGATGATTGTATCCCAGGGATGTTAGAGCATGCACTACCAGTTTGGGAAAGGGATCCAAGCTTTGAAGTGGCCATGACCACCACCAATAAGGAGAAAGGTCATGGTAATTCTCTAGAAGCCATGATGAAGTTCCAGGTTTTAAAGAATGAGCAACTCAATGGAACATCTACCATGGATGATGAGGATGTTTCAGGAAGAAGCCAAGCATGGCTTATGACAAAAGAAGACAAGGATTTTCTAACCAGTCATGGACATACATGGAGGAAGGGCATGTGGTCCAAGGAAGAAACTGAAACTTTGATGCAAAATATTGAGAGCTATATGAACACACATGGATTTACAGATGCTAGAGAAATAATATTTGAGATATccaaaggcaaaagaaaagatTTCTACAGGGCTATAGCAACAGGCCTCAATCGGCCATTGTTTGCAGTTTATAGAAGAGTGGTTCGCATGTATGATGACAGAAACCATGTGGGAAAGTATACTCATGAGGAGGTTGAGAAGCTCAAGGAGCTTCACATACAACATGGTAATGACTGGGTGAAAATAGGAGCAGCACTAGGAAGAAGTGCATCTTCTGTCAAAGATCGGTGCCGAAGGATGGTGAACATTTGCAACACTGGAAAATGGACAGAAGATGAAGAACAGAGACTTACAGATATTATTCATGAATTGACAAGCACTGGACCAACTGATAGTGTCACCCAGGGTGTGCCTTGGTCAGCTGTGGCTGAACGAGTGGGTTCCCGCTCAGAAAAACAATGTCGTTCTAAGTGGCTCAACTACCTGAACTGGAAACAGAGTGGAGGCACTGAGTGGACCAAGAAAGATGAAGCTAGTTTCATCCTCAAGCTAGCAGAGCTTGATGTTGCTGATGAAAATGATATCCAGTGGGATCTTTTAGCCCAGGGATGGAGCAGTGCACGTTCACCACAATGGCTTCGAAATAAATGGCAGAACATGAAAAGGCAAATTGCAAATTATAAGGATATTTCATTCCCTGTCTTAATAAGACAACTTCAACTGTCACAGAAGAACCGTAAACACAAGAACTGCAAATACAAACCAGACCTTTTGGAGAATGAATCAGAATCTGAAGTTCCAAACACTAATTCTTTTTCCAGTGTCCAGAATGCTCATTCCAGCATATTCACCTTGGAAGATcatggagccatctttccattctcCATGCCAACATTGCACACTCCAGACCAGGTCACTAATGCACCTTCAACAGACTCCCCTTCTGCTGCTGTTGACTCAGTCCCAGTAGCACCCAACAGTAAAACACAATAG